The Pedobacter roseus genome contains a region encoding:
- a CDS encoding AbiH family protein, producing MNRLILVGNGFDLAHGLKTSYKDFIFWYLDSCFKEAGIYEHLPFDNEYINIRTIDYYRWLNLSNKINGQSICSYLHSKGILHRYLDSYLNENAKRTTQEEQSLYYEVVNIVAHKIEFKSRFLRHLIFSCIDNNWVDIENEYFDQLKTCKSKDGSFDKEKVCQLNSEFTYLKQKLEEYLTLRQDKTQVKLISKLLNAIGANFEISDFEPLMGYENARVSLGFIRMGPVVQHHLYFLNFNYTHVLQNYCDELNKNKKGFSNIEINYIHGQLNKTDNPIIFGFGDEYDKHYAEFEEHRNNELFKHIKSYQYLQTPHYRNLLKFLNRESYQVFVMGHSCGLSDRTMFKEIFEHENCKSIRLFHYNGDFHDKAINVSKHFSNKGHMRKLIVDYKASDAFPQL from the coding sequence ATGAATAGATTAATATTAGTTGGCAACGGTTTCGACCTGGCGCATGGCTTGAAGACAAGCTACAAGGATTTTATTTTTTGGTATTTAGATAGCTGTTTTAAGGAGGCAGGGATTTATGAACATCTCCCATTTGATAATGAATATATAAATATAAGGACGATCGATTACTACCGGTGGTTAAACCTTTCAAATAAAATAAATGGGCAAAGTATTTGTTCATATTTACACAGTAAAGGAATTTTGCATCGGTATCTAGATTCCTACCTTAATGAAAATGCAAAGCGTACCACCCAAGAAGAACAATCTTTATATTATGAGGTTGTCAATATAGTAGCACATAAAATTGAGTTTAAATCTCGATTTTTAAGGCATTTAATATTTAGCTGTATTGATAATAATTGGGTAGATATTGAAAATGAGTATTTCGATCAACTTAAAACCTGTAAATCAAAAGACGGCTCATTTGATAAAGAAAAGGTTTGTCAGCTAAATAGTGAATTCACTTATCTTAAGCAGAAATTAGAAGAGTATTTAACACTACGACAAGATAAAACCCAGGTTAAATTAATCTCTAAGCTTTTAAATGCAATTGGCGCTAATTTTGAAATTTCAGATTTTGAACCATTAATGGGATATGAAAATGCTAGAGTAAGCTTAGGATTTATACGAATGGGGCCAGTAGTGCAGCATCATTTGTATTTTTTAAATTTTAACTATACTCATGTATTACAAAATTATTGCGATGAATTGAACAAAAATAAGAAGGGTTTTTCGAATATTGAGATTAATTATATTCATGGTCAGTTAAATAAAACTGATAACCCAATTATCTTTGGTTTTGGGGATGAATATGATAAGCATTATGCTGAATTTGAGGAGCATCGTAATAATGAACTTTTTAAGCATATAAAATCATATCAATATCTACAAACACCTCATTATCGTAATTTATTAAAGTTCTTAAATCGTGAGAGTTATCAGGTATTTGTAATGGGACATTCTTGCGGTTTATCAGATCGTACCATGTTTAAAGAAATTTTCGAACATGAAAACTGCAAATCAATTAGGTTATTTCACTACAATGGCGATTTCCATGATAAAGCGATTAACGTAAGCAAACATTTTAGTAATAAAGGGCACATGCGCAAGCTCATAGTAGATTATAAAGCTTCAGATGCTTTTCCGCAGTTGTAG
- the nhaA gene encoding Na+/H+ antiporter NhaA: MPKIINLEAFQRFFRSGQVGGFLLLICVAISLLIANTASKESFEAFLAVKLGFGEVNYSILAWINDALMAIFFLLVGLEIKRELVEGELSSLKSAALPVIAALGGMLVPAIIYSLFNKGAETAGGWGIPMATDIAFALAIIAMLGKSVPTSLKIFLAALAIVDDLGAILVIAIFYTQQIHFEYLAMAGGILVLLGLMNYFGVKKLVFYLIPGIFLWYFIHHSGIHATIAGVLLAFTIPTNDTDIESPLEKLEHFLTTPVNYLIMPVFALANTNITFQKEMLTGLVSPLGLGIIVGLFAGKTIGVTFFSWLAVKLKWADLPTGAGWKHILGLGMLAGIGFTMSIFIALLSFSEVLHVSEAKFAILTASILSGVVGFVFLKSVKKV, from the coding sequence ATGCCTAAAATCATCAACCTAGAAGCATTTCAGCGTTTTTTCCGCTCCGGACAAGTAGGCGGCTTTTTACTGCTCATTTGCGTTGCCATCTCCCTGCTCATCGCAAATACTGCCTCTAAAGAAAGTTTCGAAGCTTTTTTAGCCGTCAAATTAGGCTTTGGTGAAGTAAACTACAGCATTTTAGCCTGGATAAACGACGCCTTAATGGCCATATTTTTCCTACTTGTAGGACTCGAAATTAAACGCGAACTTGTAGAAGGCGAACTCTCCTCCCTTAAAAGCGCAGCCTTACCCGTAATCGCCGCCTTAGGGGGCATGCTCGTACCTGCAATAATTTATAGCCTCTTTAATAAAGGCGCAGAAACCGCCGGTGGCTGGGGCATCCCCATGGCTACCGACATTGCCTTTGCGCTCGCCATTATCGCCATGCTGGGTAAAAGCGTACCCACCAGTTTAAAAATATTCCTGGCCGCTTTGGCCATTGTAGATGATCTCGGTGCCATTCTCGTCATCGCGATCTTTTATACGCAACAGATCCATTTCGAATACCTGGCCATGGCCGGGGGCATCCTGGTGCTTTTAGGTTTGATGAATTATTTCGGCGTAAAGAAACTCGTATTTTACCTCATCCCGGGTATATTCCTCTGGTATTTCATCCACCACTCGGGCATCCACGCCACCATTGCAGGGGTATTACTGGCTTTCACCATCCCCACCAACGACACCGATATCGAATCGCCTTTAGAAAAACTGGAGCATTTTTTAACCACTCCGGTAAATTACCTCATTATGCCGGTTTTCGCACTGGCCAATACGAATATCACTTTCCAGAAAGAAATGCTTACGGGACTGGTTTCTCCTTTAGGCCTCGGCATCATCGTAGGTTTATTTGCTGGCAAAACCATTGGCGTAACCTTTTTTAGCTGGCTTGCCGTGAAACTGAAATGGGCAGATTTACCCACCGGAGCAGGCTGGAAACACATCTTAGGTTTGGGCATGCTCGCCGGAATCGGTTTTACCATGTCGATTTTTATTGCACTGCTCTCTTTTAGCGAGGTGTTACATGTTTCGGAAGCGAAGTTTGCGATATTAACGGCTTCAATCTTATCGGGTGTGGTAGGTTTTGTGTTTTTGAAATCGGTGAAGAAGGTTTAA
- a CDS encoding PorP/SprF family type IX secretion system membrane protein — translation MRRVTFLFAAITLFFGSAKAQILPLNAQYFQNRYLVNPSMAGINEGFNINGSFRKQWSNIPGAPITQSVTLDQQLNKVGWGINIYNEKSGGIQRTKAVGTFAYHLPLNSDDQKLNFGISFGASQDKLDLSSVRNSDINDPSIARFNDRGYYLDGDFGISYTSKGLTVEGAVPNMRSVFRKDDLNFADKPTFYSAVSYKFMLGSGINGISLEPKGVFRGIKNYENLWDAGVNANFANDKLYLMAMYHNTQNATVGFGMNYKSTLYFMAYYNTATSAISGYTDGDFEVNIRVNIGKKP, via the coding sequence ATGCGTCGCGTAACGTTTCTATTTGCAGCAATCACATTATTTTTCGGATCTGCAAAAGCGCAGATCCTTCCACTCAATGCACAGTATTTCCAGAACCGTTACCTCGTTAACCCCTCAATGGCCGGTATTAACGAAGGTTTCAACATCAACGGAAGTTTCCGCAAACAATGGTCGAACATTCCCGGTGCACCCATTACACAAAGTGTGACTTTAGATCAGCAGCTGAACAAAGTGGGCTGGGGCATAAACATCTACAACGAGAAATCGGGCGGGATTCAGCGTACCAAAGCCGTGGGTACTTTTGCCTATCACCTGCCGCTAAACAGCGACGACCAGAAATTAAACTTCGGGATCTCTTTTGGTGCAAGTCAGGACAAACTCGATTTAAGCAGCGTAAGAAATAGCGACATCAACGACCCATCCATCGCCCGTTTTAACGACAGGGGTTATTATTTAGATGGCGATTTTGGTATTTCCTATACTTCAAAAGGTTTAACCGTTGAAGGTGCCGTGCCCAACATGCGCTCCGTTTTCAGAAAAGACGATTTAAACTTTGCCGATAAACCCACCTTTTATTCCGCCGTGAGTTATAAATTCATGTTAGGATCAGGCATCAATGGCATTAGCCTCGAGCCAAAAGGTGTTTTCAGGGGCATTAAAAATTACGAAAATTTATGGGATGCAGGGGTAAACGCAAACTTCGCCAACGATAAATTATACCTGATGGCGATGTACCACAATACGCAGAACGCTACCGTTGGTTTCGGAATGAATTACAAATCGACCTTATATTTCATGGCTTATTACAATACCGCCACTTCAGCCATCAGCGGTTATACCGACGGCGATTTCGAAGTGAATATCCGTGTAAATATTGGCAAGAAGCCATAA
- a CDS encoding class I SAM-dependent DNA methyltransferase has product MTEAAIVSKIWNLANVMRHDGVGYGDYLEQITYLLFLKMVDELNKPPYNRNLKLPRLKDIEGKEAEGAEVCSWENLTSKNGAELESFYIQALRSLGTEKGMLGQIYVKSQNKIQDPSNLQRIITMIGKEDWSLMGADVKGTIYEGLLEKNAEDTKSGAGQYFTPRALIRTMVACVQPKPMKTVIDPACGSGGFFLAAYDWLTENNKLDKDEKMFLKNSTFHGNEIVASTRRMCLMNLYLHGIGEIDAEPLVKSNDALIAAESQTYDYILANPPFGKKSGMTVTNEDGDIEKEDISYNRQDFWETTSNKQLNFLQHIKSLMKIDGEAAVVLPDNVLFEGGAGEEIRKQLLKTTELHTILRLPTGIFYANGVKANVLFFNNKPANKDAWTKEVWFYDYRTNVHHTLKKKPLAESDLSDFVTCYNSSNINKRKETWSEENPDGRWRKYSYDEIIARDKTSLDIFWVKDQSLTDLDNLPDPDVLALEIIDNIEAGLASFREIVSELEKSEEIK; this is encoded by the coding sequence ATGACAGAAGCAGCAATTGTATCAAAAATATGGAATCTGGCGAATGTAATGCGCCACGATGGAGTAGGTTATGGAGATTATCTTGAGCAAATCACCTATCTGCTATTTCTTAAAATGGTGGATGAATTAAATAAACCACCTTACAACAGAAACCTAAAATTACCAAGACTGAAAGATATAGAAGGCAAAGAAGCGGAAGGAGCAGAAGTTTGTTCGTGGGAGAATTTAACATCAAAGAACGGTGCAGAACTGGAGTCTTTTTATATCCAGGCATTGCGTTCACTCGGGACAGAGAAAGGGATGTTGGGGCAAATCTATGTAAAGAGTCAGAACAAAATACAAGACCCCTCTAATCTGCAGCGTATCATTACCATGATTGGTAAAGAAGATTGGAGTTTGATGGGGGCCGACGTGAAAGGAACCATCTACGAAGGTTTATTGGAAAAGAATGCGGAAGATACCAAATCGGGAGCAGGACAATACTTTACACCAAGGGCATTAATCAGAACAATGGTAGCCTGTGTACAGCCTAAACCAATGAAAACCGTAATAGATCCGGCATGTGGTTCGGGCGGGTTCTTTTTAGCAGCTTATGATTGGCTGACCGAAAACAATAAATTAGACAAAGACGAAAAGATGTTCTTAAAAAACAGCACTTTTCACGGTAATGAAATTGTAGCGAGTACGCGTAGAATGTGTCTGATGAATTTATACCTCCACGGTATTGGTGAAATAGACGCAGAACCATTGGTAAAATCAAACGATGCACTGATTGCTGCTGAAAGCCAAACCTATGATTACATCTTGGCAAATCCACCTTTTGGGAAGAAAAGTGGTATGACGGTTACCAATGAGGATGGCGATATTGAGAAAGAGGATATTAGCTACAACCGTCAGGATTTTTGGGAAACGACCAGCAATAAACAACTTAACTTTTTGCAGCACATCAAATCGTTGATGAAGATTGATGGTGAGGCTGCAGTCGTTTTACCTGATAATGTTTTATTTGAAGGTGGAGCGGGAGAGGAAATCAGAAAGCAATTATTAAAAACAACGGAGCTGCATACCATTTTACGTTTGCCTACAGGTATCTTCTACGCCAATGGAGTAAAGGCAAATGTGTTGTTTTTCAATAACAAGCCTGCCAACAAAGATGCCTGGACGAAAGAAGTTTGGTTTTATGATTATAGAACCAATGTTCACCATACGTTAAAAAAGAAGCCGTTGGCAGAATCGGATTTATCAGATTTCGTAACATGTTATAATTCATCCAACATCAATAAACGCAAAGAAACCTGGAGCGAAGAAAATCCTGACGGCCGTTGGAGAAAATACAGTTATGATGAAATCATTGCACGGGATAAAACCAGTTTGGATATTTTTTGGGTCAAAGACCAAAGTTTAACTGATCTGGATAATCTGCCTGATCCTGATGTTTTGGCACTTGAAATTATTGATAATATAGAAGCTGGCTTAGCTAGTTTTAGGGAGATTGTAAGTGAATTGGAGAAGAGTGAAGAAATTAAATAA
- a CDS encoding DUF5655 domain-containing protein, whose translation MILFSKNKIGLSTLKEIPFKLERDLQKIFEASLFDLTQLTLVKSEFTIKNYRIDTLAFDEEAKAFVVIEYKRSNSNSVVDQGIAYLNLMLDYKAEFIVEYNECFNKALLRSELDWSQTKVIFVSPGFNENQKQATNFKDLAIELWEVKQFEGEIITVNPIKKSKSAPSIKQLQGTENTELSKVVSEIKTYTEDDHLQGKSDEIKELYESFKNAILNLANDTDIKPKKQEIGFTRNGKIFTDICILKGNLKLWINLKREKLDDPKGLTRDVSSIGHWGNGDYEVIINDTKNLEYIMSLVKQAIN comes from the coding sequence ATGATACTTTTTAGTAAAAATAAAATAGGCCTTTCTACACTTAAAGAAATACCTTTTAAGCTCGAAAGGGATTTACAGAAAATATTCGAGGCCAGTTTATTTGATCTTACACAGTTAACATTGGTGAAATCTGAATTTACAATTAAGAACTATCGTATAGATACACTTGCTTTTGACGAAGAAGCTAAGGCTTTTGTGGTGATTGAATATAAAAGAAGCAATAGCAATAGTGTAGTTGATCAGGGTATTGCTTATCTTAATTTAATGTTAGATTATAAGGCCGAGTTTATTGTAGAATATAATGAGTGTTTTAATAAGGCTTTATTAAGAAGCGAATTAGATTGGTCGCAAACTAAAGTGATATTTGTATCGCCTGGTTTTAACGAAAACCAGAAACAGGCAACTAATTTTAAAGATTTAGCTATTGAGCTTTGGGAGGTTAAACAATTTGAAGGCGAAATTATTACAGTTAATCCTATAAAGAAAAGTAAATCTGCACCTAGCATAAAGCAATTGCAAGGCACTGAAAATACTGAACTTAGTAAAGTTGTAAGCGAAATAAAAACATATACAGAGGATGATCATTTGCAAGGTAAAAGTGATGAGATAAAAGAACTTTATGAAAGTTTTAAGAACGCTATTCTAAATCTTGCAAATGATACAGATATTAAGCCAAAGAAGCAAGAAATTGGTTTTACGAGAAATGGTAAGATATTTACGGATATTTGTATTTTGAAAGGCAACCTAAAACTTTGGATAAATCTAAAGAGAGAAAAATTAGATGATCCGAAAGGCCTAACTAGGGATGTTTCTAGTATTGGCCATTGGGGTAATGGAGATTACGAAGTTATAATTAATGACACCAAAAACCTTGAATATATTATGAGCTTGGTTAAACAAGCTATAAACTAA
- a CDS encoding toll/interleukin-1 receptor domain-containing protein has protein sequence MKAFISYSHKDVDYLEKLKVHLAQIKREGLITDWTDQEITAGSRLDDSISAALSTSQLFISIVSPDYIASHYCFEKEFTTALKLQEEGKITVIPIIVEPCDWKSTPMATIKALPDDGKPVSEWTNQNNAFAKIAQEIRKLLSVGEIRQVLTNNTTSQAQVPSRNYRAERIFTEVDKLDFKEKSFEVITNYFKSAMAEFNGIENLQSKLIEEEKKSFTCLISNKGNLKDAYLTISVAGGDGFRHSDLTYSFTKGQHQNTINLNNVFTIEHDAYELYWQHSNLMQSRSAERLTDKQIAERVWNDFINQVGVS, from the coding sequence ATGAAAGCATTTATATCATACAGTCACAAAGATGTGGACTATTTAGAGAAACTAAAGGTTCATTTAGCACAGATAAAGAGAGAAGGTCTGATCACTGATTGGACAGATCAAGAGATCACTGCTGGAAGTCGGTTAGATGATAGTATTTCGGCCGCATTGTCTACCTCTCAATTGTTCATTTCAATAGTAAGCCCTGACTATATCGCCTCACATTATTGTTTCGAAAAGGAATTTACAACGGCGCTTAAATTGCAAGAAGAAGGTAAGATTACTGTGATACCCATTATTGTCGAACCATGTGATTGGAAATCGACGCCAATGGCAACAATCAAAGCCCTACCTGACGATGGTAAGCCTGTTAGTGAGTGGACCAATCAAAATAATGCATTTGCAAAAATTGCTCAAGAAATCAGAAAGTTGCTAAGCGTAGGGGAAATTAGACAAGTTCTAACTAACAACACGACTTCCCAAGCACAGGTTCCGAGCAGAAATTATAGAGCAGAGAGAATTTTTACGGAAGTTGATAAATTAGACTTTAAAGAAAAAAGTTTCGAAGTTATCACAAACTATTTTAAATCTGCGATGGCCGAATTTAATGGTATTGAGAACTTGCAATCAAAATTAATAGAGGAAGAGAAAAAGTCTTTTACGTGCCTGATATCTAATAAAGGGAATTTAAAGGATGCGTATCTCACCATTTCTGTTGCAGGTGGTGATGGCTTTCGCCATAGTGATCTAACCTATAGCTTCACAAAAGGCCAACATCAAAATACCATCAATTTAAATAATGTTTTTACTATTGAGCATGATGCCTACGAGCTTTATTGGCAACATAGTAATCTTATGCAATCGCGTAGTGCGGAGCGATTGACTGATAAGCAAATTGCGGAAAGAGTTTGGAATGACTTTATTAATCAAGTTGGGGTTTCTTAG